The Syngnathus acus chromosome 2, fSynAcu1.2, whole genome shotgun sequence genomic interval TGAACCGGCAGCAAGCATTTTGATTGGCCCGTAGGAGTCGAAGAACTTCAGTCGCTGGAATGACGTCCGCTCATTGCAGTCGCCGAGGCCCAGTTGACCTTCGCTGTTGCCACCCGTGGCGTACACGTGCCCCTGAGCTAGAGAGGAAAGACAAACGTGGgaaaagtggcaaaaaaaTGCTTGATGCGATCACGTGATGCTGACCCGTGCAGATGAGCGTATGGTTTCTTCCACAGGCCACGAGCTGTACGTTCTCTGACTTCAGAGctgaacacaaaacaaaacacacgtgAAGTATCACATTGGCTCGGTATGCTCATCGCAAATGGATTAAAAGCAAACCTCTGACACAAGTGGGCTTCTTGACGGTCACTTTGGACCCCAGACCGAGCTGTCCCCAATTGTTGCTGCCAAACATGAAGAGTTTCCCATTTtctgtcaagacacacaacaataataataaaaaagaaatcaactaAACAGAGAATACTGTATTGTAAAAGCCACGGCTGTTACTACGCACAGATGAACACTTACCTGTTATTAAGGCGGTATGTTCATCCCCACAAGCTATTTTTCGAGGAACATCATTTTTCAGCCAAAATTTACTGGGAATGTTGTCGGCAAATTTACTCTTCCCAAAAGTAAAAACTGCTCCCGTTTCTGCAAGACGATAACAGAGGGATTATTAGTAGCGGgtgtcaaataaatgaaagacTAAAtgagcttcattttttttttagttgtgaCACATTGCATTCTATTGTATCTGAACATTAAATGAGCGAATTATTTGCCGCAAAAGGGTTCGTTTAAAGACATTTCTTTGAGACTTTAAGGTTGCTTTCAAACGGGAATTTACTCGCTGTATTTTACTATTTGGCCGCTCTATGTACAGCTGAGAGTGAAGCGAACACGCGTTATAAGAGTAAGaagttttttattattattatttaccaGGTATCTCGTCCACCTcctcccctgccatctctGCGGGACTCTAATCCGCTTTACTTGGCCTCTTGGGCGTGTTTACCCCCTTCTTGTTTGCGACCCGCTAACCCGGAAGTAAACACAACATTGCCTTGGCTACAAACACGTGATCCTTAAAGGGACAGTACACATTTTGAACGTCGTTGCCGCGCAAACGTCTGTGTGACGTCACGTTCACTTTAAATTTAGTTTGTGTGGACATAAAAGTTCGTTTTTACAAGCTAAGTGAGGATCGTTTGATTTAATCAACAATCGTGAttggaaaaatgtattttccatAGAGCAAATGTTGAACTTGTTGAACTGTAAAACGTGTTAAATGAATTGGATTTTTTCGCTCCCCTCTCACAGCTTTCATATCGACTTCATGTTTCTTGCTGAAATATCAAAAcagcaaattgtcttcactttttaaaaaaagttgaaatacGGCAAGTAttttatgctttaaaaaattaaacatttgaacaaacatttttactaCCCTCTGAAGGaaatcatttcttttaaaaaggCACTTTCTGTAGtactttgagattttttttctaaaatgtaaagtgcattataaatataatttattattattattattattatcataacTACAATGCGttccgtgacaaaaatgagtttgacaccactgtAAGGTTTAAAAGGATTTATTGCCAAATATTAAAGTGTGTTGTTGAATAAGGACAGGAACAATGAACCAAttcatttgacaaagtccttgTGAGGTCTTAATTGCAGGTCACCCAGCAACGGACGTGTTGGTTCACCTGAGCTGTTGTTATGCAACCTTACAATTGGAGGAGTGCAGGATAAGCATGACATTGCATTTTACAGCGACTGGACAATTACTACGCCATACAGtgaaacacatttaaatataaagCATCACAGAATACTAAACAGTGACACAGTTGTTTTTTCAATTAGTACTCTTctccctcttcctcttcttcatcccCGATGGTGTCCGTGCCCACCTCCTCGTAGTCCTTCTCCAGGGCCGCCATGTCTTCTCTGGCCTCGGAGAACTCGCCCTCCTCCATCCCCTCGCCGACGTACCAGTGCACAAAAGCCCTCTTGGCGTACATCAGGTCAAATTTGTGGTCCAGTCGGGCCCATGCCTCGGCGATGGCCGTGGTGTTGCTCAGCATGCACACGGCTCTCTGGACCTTGGCCAGGTCTCCCCCAGGAACTACAGTCGGGGGTTGGTAGTTGATACCCACCTTGAAGCCGGTGGGGCACCAGTCCACAAATTGGATGGTGCGCTTGGTTTTAATGGTGGCGATGGCGGAGTTGACATCTTTGGGCACCACGTCGCCGCGGTACAGCAGGCAGCACGCCATGTACTTGCCGTGGCGAGGGTCGCATTTCaccatctgattggctggctCGAAACAAGCGTTGGTGATCTCGGCGACAGACAGCTGCTCGTGGTACGCCTTCTCTGCCGAGATGACGGGGGCGTAGGTCGCCAGGGGGAAGTGGATGCGCGGGTAGGGCACCAGGTTGGTCTGAAACTCTGTCAGGTCAACATTCAGAGCGCCGTCGAAGCGCAGCGAGGCGGTGATGGAAGAGACAATCTGACCAATCAACCTGTTGAGGTTGGTGTAAGTGGGACGCTCAATGTCCAGGTTCCTCCGACAGATATCGTAGATGGCCTCGTTGTCCACCATGAAAGCGCAGTCCGAGTGCTCCAGGGTGGTGTGCGTGGTCAGAATGGAGTTGTACGGCTCCACCACAGCAGTCGACACCTGAGGAGCCGGATAGATGGCGAACTCCAGTTTGGACTTCTTGCCGTAGTCCACTGAGAGACGTTCCATCAGCAGAGAGGTGAAACCAGAACCAGTTCCTCCTCCAAAGGAGTGGAAGATCAGAAAACCTTGCAGTCCGGTGCATTGGTCCGCCTGCCAGGGTGAAGACAGTCATGAGGCAGAAAACACGATTAGATCCGATTATCCGATGAAGCTCACCAGTTTTCGAACCCTGTCCAGAACCAGGTCAATGATCTCCTTGCCAATGGTGTAGTGACCACGAGCGTAGTTGTTGGCTGCATCTTCCTTCCCTGTGATCAGCTGTTCAGGATGAAAGAGCTGACGATACGTTCCCGTACGCACTTCATCTACACAAGTAGGCAAGCATATTTTTTGCAGAATTTTAAAAGATGGAAGAGTCCGTTATATCGGCAAACTGCTCATTTCTCACCGATGACCGTGGGCTCCAGGTCCACAAAGACTGCCCTGGGAACGTGTTTGCCAGCGCCGGTCTCGCTGAAGAACGTATTGAAGGAGTCATCTCCACCTCCGATGGTCTTGTCACTGGGCATCTGCCCATCCGGCTGAATGCCGTGCTCCAGACAATACAGCTCCCAGCATGCATTGCCAATCTGGGTACCAGCCTGGCCAACGTGGACGGAGATACATTCACGCTGCAAAAAGAATGTCAAAAAAGGTCAAGGTCATTTTTTCCACGGAACGCAATTTAAGAATATCGAATCGGGAACGTTTGTGTCGACCTCACCATGACTCCTGAAGAGATCTTGTTCACCTTAGACGAGAGCTCGGGGATATTGTTGCGAGCAAAAGCGGGACGCTGTTTTATAGTCCGCTATCGCCTGGCAACAAGCAGCCATGTTGTGGCAACCGAAGGGAGCTGCGGAAGCAAACACGATTGGAGGAGGAGACCAGAAAAGCTCACACAATTCTGACCTCTTGACAATGGTTGTTGTTAGTAACCAGCAACGAGCCGTGCGGTGAAATGCGACACGGAACTGCTGCCACGTCTTCTTAGGTTTCACATCTTGTGCGCACCTGCCTTAGTATTCAAGTAGTGGTTCAAATACTTGTCCAAGAAGCGATTCAAAGATTTAAGATAGAAGTGCCAACtgaagccaaagaaaaaaacaaatttagacTTGTAAGAATGTTTTTTACTCTCACAATATCCATTGTGATaactaccacataaaaataaaaccaaaacttTCCCTCTTTGATTCACATTCATACAGTAGTGATCTTATgtcaatatgttttttttgttttgttatttcaaacagTTGTTTTAGTCAGACAAATTTTAACCGACTCTCCATGTTTCGGCTACTTCCTGTAGCCCACCTGTGTCAAActtaaggcccgggggcctgatgtggcccgccacatcattttatgtggcccgcaaagacaaaatgtgcatcaaattgtcttcacctCTAAaactcatctttttaaaatgtttgaacaGTTTattagtctgatttgaaaatgagttgtttgtcagtttgttttgtagcttacaCTATTATATCATATGAGgagttcattcattcatttagcCCAAATATGTAAAGTAAGTAAAAACATTTCCCTGTCAGACTAAAAGACCCGTTTAGAatagtaaattaaaaaatccaGTATGAACCTTTACAAACAATCAGAAAAATGTTGTTGTTAAAGCGCAAGCTAGCATTGGCTAGCTGTGTTTTGTCAGATTACAAAGATTTTTGATCCTCATGTTGCTAGTGGCTTTTAGGCCGTTACAAGACAACCACTCAAGATCTCAATCGATCAAGATCTCAACTGTGGTTGACTTTACCGCTCTCAGATTACAATTGAGAAAAACAGGGTTGAATTTCACAAAGTTCCATCGGACTTGATGAGAGCGCCACTTCCATATTGGGTGACACAGTTTAACACTCGCTGTTATTGGCACCTCAAAGTCCCAAAGTAAACAGATCACGTGCACCGGAAGTAGAAGATGTTTGCTTTAGTGCCAATTGGGATATTTGACTTGACTCGTGCCTTCCAAGGTCGCCTAGTAACAGGCGCCATTTGGCTACCCTGGTTACTTTTTGTTGATTTACACAGCGCAGGGATGAGGAACCCTGGTCCCACAAGACCCGGACCTTTCTGGTTCAAATAATCAGCTCACCTGATTTGAATCAGGGAGACTTGGAAGGAAATCCGACATAttcaactttattttgttttgtgttactCGACACCCCTTTAGTCAATTTTCCGTACCATTTGTAATAATCACTCGACACGACGGGACAGGCTTCATCAATCTTTAATGATAATCGGACTAATGGAGGTTTTCCACCTGACTGAACATTGGCCAAAAACGTATGTGTCCTTCAAAAACGAAAAGAGAATACATGAAAGCGACAATACTGACATCAAACCAAAGAGGAAATATCAAAAGTtggagattttcttttttctattattCAGTGAAATCCACAAGTGGCCTCCGTACGAGCTTTAATTTTTATGCGACGTTCACGGACACACTCAATGACTTGCCGTCTTGTTACCAATATTTATGTTTGaattcaacacaaatgatGATAAAATACAAAGAATAGGAACTTCCGTGTTTCAAGACTTTCATATCAGATGCGTTCAGTTGGCTTTAATCTTGAATGAGTTCTTCTGACCCCATTTTCAGACTCACAAATTTTCAtaattgatgtttttaattccAAATAGTGAGCAAAGGAGGAAGGGGGCTTGAATTTCAAAGCTTCTGCGTGAAATTCTCAGGGAAGACACCTTTGGTTGAAATATCTTGGTTTTGAATCCAGAGCGATTCCTGCACGCCCATGAGCCAGCCGTCGTCCTACGAACATCAACAAATATTAGAACCGCCACGCTCGGATGTCCCGCAAGTCAATCCGGAGTGACATCACTGACTTGCTCGTCCGGGTTGTCGAAAGCTACAACCAGCACGATGTCTCCCACGTTGAGCTCCAGCTCGTCCCCGTCAGTGGCAGCATATTCGTGGATGGCTTTGACCTGGAGCGAGATGTTTGAGTCAGCAGAAAAAAGTCACGTGATCAATGTGACGGCTCACCTTGTACAGGAAGTCAGGAGGGAGCTTGTAGTCTGAGCTGTTGGATTCACAAACCTGACAGGAAAGGAAAAGTCATgtgtgcaggaaaaaaaaatagaaaaattaaattgaaaaatattgcTTGAGCCATATTGGTACCAAGGGATTATGATTTGAAGCTTGGTGATGACAAGATGGCGTCAAAACACTGCTTTTGTCGACATAAAACTCCATTTACTTCAACATAGTTCCTCAGCAACAAGATGGTGGctaagcactacttttgtccaaatgacacttctcaattcatttcaccaagatgacacaaaatggtgcaaaggcaatattttttttcacgttgaAGATGAAGCTGGGAATGCCCGACAGTAAATATGTATGGGGCCATTAAATGTGACTTTGGATCCTTGAGTTCCAGGCTGTGTTTTATCCTGAAGCCCAACGTGAAGTGACCCCGTCTCATGAGGTCCTACCTGTACTTGTTCATCATGGACCCAGCCCCCCTGACCTACGGCGGCGCCATCATAGGACCAAGCGGGCTCAGCGTACAACTCGGCCCCCCGGAGGGGCTGCGTGTCACACTGGGAGCCTCCGTCATTAAAGTCCCATCCACCCTCAACCTGCTCTTGGGGTTCCGCTTCGTCCTTGACAACAGCCTGTTCATGCTACGGGGTCAAAGGTCGTGGAAGGTTCGGAAGCAAGAACCGGAAGGATGTTTAGTGAGCAGAGTTGTGATGAGCGTCAACACATGCGGGAGAGGAGAAAGCAACTTTGAGTGAGAAGCTTAAGTGCCTTTAAAGTCCAAAAGAAGGGAGACCGTTCTTACCCACGTGTCCCAAGATGGCGCCTTCAAGCAGCAGTAAAGACAAATGCATGCATGATCTTAATGAGGCGGTTCGATGACATCACGCTTGCAGACGCTAACAAAATATAAACTCGTCATCACTGTCCTTAAATACAATGTCTATAATATCGTACTTTACttgagtatttatttatcgtgTTACTTTTGTTCCGCTCTGATGTCAAAATAGTTTATTCAACATGCAacaaatgatgataataataataataataataataataataataataaataataataatgtaaacaaaattaaaaaataatctgattCTATAAATACAATTATACTACTTTAAAACAACGCCTGTAGCACCTCTCCTGTCTTTTTGGCACCTGCTATTCCATCAGTGGCCTGTAGGTGGTCTCAAAACGTGTGCATTTGCAGTCAGATTCCCTAGAGGTGAAGCAAGGGGGGTGGCCGCAAGGGCAGTGGCCCCTTCTGAAATATGCTCAGACCGCCCCTGGCCAAATACTTAACTTTTGGGGATTTTCTGACTTTTCTGGGAATTATTTCTAAGATTTTTACTCATCCCCTGTAGAGAGCATATAATAAATCTTTATCAGCGTTTTCTGAAGAATTTCTGGTGtttgtaaaatattatttttgttttgtggagACATCCTCGGCCCCCTTAAGGAAGCATCCTAGCTTTGCCAGTGCAAAAGAGTTTGCAAAGAAGAGCTCATTTCACATTGGCACAGTTTTATTCCTTCATGTTCCACAGTAACCTAAACCTACCTGGAGAACTGGACATGTGACGGGCTGTATAACATCCCAATCCAGCAGGTTGACCCATGCGGAGGGCTCACACTGctttacacacacgcatgggCACATACGGGGGCGCACACAAGGGTTAGGGTGGGATACTAAACATCTGGCACACTACGTGGGTTCCGTCCAAGCGTCTGACCTGTGTTGTTGTGGACTCTGTGTTAATGTCGGACGTGTTGACGTCAAGCGgctcatcatgctgctgaggcCGGCTGGGCGGCGGGCTGGGCCTCTTCCAAACACGCGCACATGCAGAAGTACAAACATCAGCACACATGTTTGACTGGTACgtcaaaacaattttcaaaatgctGTTAATTCATTACAGCATTTTTTGTGGTAGGTTTTAaagcaacattaaaaaaaaaagttggggtTGTCATTagtcaaagcaaaagaaacCATGGGATGCTGCACCATGAGGTCCAAGTCTAatgagggatttttttttttttgttaccgtCGGTGGCGAGCTGGCTCCCTCGTTGTGGTTGGCTTCCTCGCTGCAAGACACAAAAACGAGAGGAGACCAGTTACACAAAGGTATAACacgtacactaccgttcaaaggtttggggtcacaaaattgtttgggtgaccccaaacttttgaacggtaatgtatatatttatttagatactaattatttatagattatatatataatcttctgtgtaaaaaatcttataatatatatgtatacttatattcatagattttttataatcttatacaaatataagatataatttataatatttaattcataatattttattataataatatttacactaccgttcaaaggtttggggtcacccaaacaattttgtgaccccaaacttttgaacggtagtgtacctgcaaaatgacatcacacaaaTGAGCACAACCACATcattaaagaaaagaaaaaaaaaaaaacttcttggGTAGCTGCAGTCattttttgcagaggataaagaatatatgcgtATTTTCTGTGTTCAAATaccatttatttgcattgtgCAAGCACACTTTCATACAAGACAAAGTTAATTCCAAGCGTAATTCTTTGTGTTTCATGCTTAGTTCAGCAGTTATGAGTGTCATTCCCAAACACCAATGAAAATGGGGTCAGGCCATGCAGCAAGTTACCTCTTTGCCTGGTCGCCTGCCTTGGCAGCTGCACCATCATTTCTACAGTAAGGCGTGAGGGACATTACTCTCCGATTCGACATGTTAGCGTGATGGCCTCTAAAGTCGGATGGACTTACTTGAGCTGCCTCTGCTCTTCAAGTTTGGTCATGA includes:
- the LOC119137237 gene encoding tubulin alpha-1A chain-like, encoding MRECISVHVGQAGTQIGNACWELYCLEHGIQPDGQMPSDKTIGGGDDSFNTFFSETGAGKHVPRAVFVDLEPTVIDEVRTGTYRQLFHPEQLITGKEDAANNYARGHYTIGKEIIDLVLDRVRKLADQCTGLQGFLIFHSFGGGTGSGFTSLLMERLSVDYGKKSKLEFAIYPAPQVSTAVVEPYNSILTTHTTLEHSDCAFMVDNEAIYDICRRNLDIERPTYTNLNRLIGQIVSSITASLRFDGALNVDLTEFQTNLVPYPRIHFPLATYAPVISAEKAYHEQLSVAEITNACFEPANQMVKCDPRHGKYMACCLLYRGDVVPKDVNSAIATIKTKRTIQFVDWCPTGFKVGINYQPPTVVPGGDLAKVQRAVCMLSNTTAIAEAWARLDHKFDLMYAKRAFVHWYVGEGMEEGEFSEAREDMAALEKDYEEVGTDTIGDEEEEEGEEY
- the bin1b gene encoding myc box-dependent-interacting protein 1b isoform X1, encoding MAETGNSGKGVTAGKLASTVQKRLSRAQEKVLQKLGKADETRDVVFEEMVANFNKQMGEGTKLQKDLKAYMTAVKTLHEASRRLQDCLADTYDPEWFGKEEMDAMVEDTDTLWLDFHQNITDNSMLSVDSYLAQFPDIKARIAKRDRKMVDFDSARHHFASLQKGKKKDEAKIAKAEEELGRSQKIFEELNVELQDQLPVLWDSRVGVYVNTFQNLANHQEKFHKEMSKLSQNLNDIMTKLEEQRQLKNDGAAAKAGDQAKSEEANHNEGASSPPTRPSPPPSRPQQHDEPLDVNTSDINTESTTTQCEPSAWVNLLDWDVIQPVTCPVLQAPSWDTWHEQAVVKDEAEPQEQVEGGWDFNDGGSQCDTQPLRGAELYAEPAWSYDGAAVGQGGWVHDEQVQVCESNSSDYKLPPDFLYKVKAIHEYAATDGDELELNVGDIVLVVAFDNPDEQDDGWLMGVQESLWIQNQDISTKGVFPENFTQKL